The Streptomyces armeniacus genomic interval TGCTGCTCAACGTGCTGATCGCGTTCTTCCTCGCGCTCGCCATGGAGCCCGCCGTCGACTGGCTGGCCGCGCGCGGGATGCGCCGGGGCCTCGCCACGGCGCTGGTGTTCCTCAGTGTGGTGGCGGCGGTGGCCGGCTTCTTCGCGGCGCTCGGCTCCGTCCTGGCCGACCAGATCACGCTCATCATCGAGAACCTGCCGTCCTACGTGGACGACGTCGTGCACTGGATCAACGGCACGTTCCACACCAATCTCAGTTCCGGGAAGCTCCAGTCCGGGGTGCTGCACTCCGACTGGGTGCGGGAGTACCTGCAGCAGAACGCGGGCAGCGTCTGGGGGCTCTCGGCCACCGTCCTGGGTGGGGTCTTCCAGCTGCTGTCGGTGTTCCTTTTCGCCTTCTACTTCACCGCGGACGGGCCGCGCCTGCGCCGCGCCCTGTGCTCGGTGCTGCCGCCCGCGCGGCAGGCCGAGGTGCTGCGGGCCTGGGAGATCGCGGTGGCGAAGACGGGCGGCTACATCTATTCGCGCGGGCTGATGGCGCTGGTCTCAGGGCTGTCCCACTACGTGTTCCTGGAGCTGCTCGGGGTGCCGTACGCCCCGGCGCTGGCGATCTGGGTGGGCGTGGTCTCGCAGTTCGTGCCCACCGTCGGTACGTATCTCGCGGGCGCGCTGCCGGTGCTGCTGGCGTTCACGGTGGACCCCTGGTCGGCGGTGTGGGTGATCTGCTTCGTGGTGCTCTACCAGCAGTTCGAGAACTACATGCTGCAGCCCCGTATCACCGCGATGACGGTGGACATCCACCCGGCGGTGGCCTTCGGCTCGGTCGTCGCGGGCACCGCGCTGATGGGGGTGGTGGGCGCGCTGATCGCGGTGCCGGCGACGGCGACGCTCCAGGGTTTCCTCGGCGCGTACGTGAAGCGTTACGACGTCACGGACCCGCGCGTGCACGGCCGTCCGAGGCGGTCCCGGCGCACGCCGGGACGTCTGTGGAAGCGCCGGAACTCCTCCTGAACTCGGCGTTCTTGACTTTTCCACAGGTTTCAGGGGTCACTTGACACGAAAATCGAACAGCCATTCTTATAGAGGTGCCGGGGCGGTACGGAGCGAAGGTCCGGGCCGATTGTCAGTGGCAGGCGCTAGCGTCTTGGACGTGAAGCGATCGAATCAAGCAAGCAACCGGGTGGCACCCATGGCAGGAACCGACCGCGAGAAGGCGCTGGACGCCGCGCTCGCACAGATTGAACGGCAATTCGGCAAGGGCGCCGTGATGCGCCTGGGCGAGCGGCCGAACGAGCCCATCGAGGTGATCCCCACCGGCTCGACCGCACTGGACGTGGCACTCGGCGTCGGCGGCCTCCCGCGCGGGCGGGTGGTGGAGGTATACGGACCGGAGTCCTCCGGCAAGACGACCCTCACGCTGCACGCGGTGGCGAACGCCCAACGGGCGGGCGGGACCGTCGCCTTCGTGGACGCGGAGCACGCCCTCGATCCGGAATACGCCAAGAACCTCGGCGTGGACGTGGACTCGCTGATCCTCTCCCAGCCGGACAACGGCGAGCAGGCGCTCGAGATCGTCGACATGCTGATCCGGTCCGGCGCCCTGGACCTGATCGTCATCGACTCCGTCGCCGCGCTCGTGCCCCGCGCGGAGATCGAGGGCGAGATGGGCGACTCGCACGTCGGCCTCCAGGCCCGGCTGATGAGCCAGGCCCTGCGGAAGATCGCCGGTGCGCTCAGCCACTCCAAGACCACCGCGGTGTTCATCAACCAGCTCCGCGAGAAGGTCGGCGTGATGTTCGGCTCGCCGGAGACCACGACGGGCGGCAAGGCGCTGAAGTTCTACGCCTCGGTGCGCCTCGACATCAGGCGGATCGAGACCCTCAAGGACGGCACGGACGCGGTCGGCAACCGCACCCGGGTCAAGGTCGTGAAGAACAAGGTGGCCCCGCCCTTCAAGCAGGCCGAGTTCGACATCCTCTACGGCCAGGGCATCAGCCGCGAGGGCGGCCTGATCGACATGGGCGTCGAGCACGGCTTCATCCGCAAGTCCGGCGCCTGGTACACGTACGAGGGTGACCAGCTGGGCCAGGGCAAGGAGAACTCCCGCAACTTCCTCCGCGACAATCCCGATCTCGCCAACGAGATCGAGAAGAAGATCAAGGAGAAGCTGGGCATCGGCGCGAAGCCGGAGGAGCCGGCGGCGGAGCCCGGCGCGGACGCGGCCGGTGCGGCCGCGGCACCTGTCGAAGGGGCCGGCGGGGCCGGCGCGGCGACGGGCGCCAAGGCGGAGCCCGCCACGGCAGCCAAGGGGAAGTCCAAGGCCGCCGCGGCCAAGAGCTAGTCCGTGACACGGCGCAGCGACTGGCCGGACCCGGACCCCGGGCCGGGCGGGGGCCCGGACACGGACACGGCGTCCGGGAGGGGGAGAAGAAACGGCGGTGGTCCCGCCTCGTCGAGGGCCGAGGCGGGACCACCGCGTACACCGAAGGACCCGGCGGAGCGGGCGCGGGCGATCTGTCTGCGGCTGCTGACGGGGGCCCCGCGCACCCGTGGCCAGCTGGCGGCCGCGCTCGGCAAGCGGGACATCCCGCCGGAGGCGGCCGAGGAGGTGCTGGACCGGTTCGAGGAAGCCGGGCTGATCGACGACGCCGCCTTCGCCGACGCCTGGGTGGAGTCCCGGCACCACAGCCGGGGGCTCGCCCGCCACGCGCTCGCCCGCGAGCTGCGTACGAGAGGCGTCGACGCCACGGTCATCGACGAGGCCGTCGGGCAGCTCCAGCCCGAGCAGGAGGCGGAGACCGCGCGCGCACTGGTCGACCGCAAGCTGCGTGCCACACGCGGCCTCGACCGGGACAAGCGGGTCCGCCGCCTCGCCTCGATGCTGGCCCGCAAGGGTTACTCGGAAGGGGTCGCCCTGCGCGTGGTCCGGCAGGCGCTGGAGGAGGAAGGGGAAGACCCGGAGGTGCTGGAGCAGCACCTCCCCGATGTCTGACGCACAGCCGGCCCGCCGGGACACCGGCGGCACCGGCCACACCCGGCCCGCGGCGGCCCGTGGGCGGGAGCGCCCATACGGTCAGCAGGCGCGCGGTGCACCGGTCCGCACCGGCCGGTGCGGGTACGGTCCGGCGTCCAAGTCGCCTGCGACGCGTGCGCAGGCCCGTACGGTCAGCGGCGGGACCGGCGGTCCTCCGCCGAGTGCCCCGCCAGCCCCCGTACGGCGTCGGCGCAGGCCCGCAGTTCCGCCGTACGCACTCCGGGCAGCGCCGCCACCAGGTGCCCGTCCGGACGCATCACCATGACCGTGTGCGCCGCCGCCCCCGGGTAGTTCTCGGTGACCAGCAGGTCGGTGCGGAGCGGCAGCGAACCGACGGCAGCGGCCAGTTCGGGCATCAGCCCGGCCGACATCCAGTGCCGGCTGTCCCAGACCCCCGTGCCGGGCGCGACGAGCACGACGATCAGCTCGCCGCCCCGCCCGCCCAGCCGTTCGCGCAGCCGGCAGCTCGTCCCGTCCAGCGCGGTGACCGGCACGTCGTGCACCGCCGCGCCCGGGGCGGTGCCCACCGGAGCCGCGGCCGCCGACGCACGCGTGGGCGCGGGCGTCAGCGGCGACCGCCCGTACGCGGGCGGCGCCCCCAGCAGCCCGCGCCCCAGATGCCCGTCCGTCAGCCTGCCCCTTATACACATCTCCGACCCCACAACACAAAAATCTGCTCTGCATTTAATGCTTCAGAGTGAGTACAAGTACAGCACCCGCCCCGACGGCACCCCGGCCCCCTTCGAACCCCTCGACTACGTACTGGCCGCACCCGACCGCTTCCCCCTCTTCCACGTCAAGGACGGCGAACACGACGAGGCGTCCCCCGACGGCTACCGCATGGTCGACGTCGGCGACGGCGACATCGACTACCGCCACTTCCTGGAGCGGGTCGGCAACGTCCCCGGGCACCGCCGCCGCCACCACTGGATCGTGGAACGCGACGACGCGGTCGACCCGGACGCCAACCCGGCCGGCTCCCTCAGCACCGCCCGCCGCTCCAGCGAACACCTCCGCTCCCTGCGCGTACGCGGCTGCTGACCAGTGGTGACGGGGGCCCGCCCCACCCCCGTCACCACTCCACGTAGCCGCACCGTCACCCTTCGCCTCCCGTCGGGGGCGGGGTTTACGCAGGTGAGAACCACTCCGAAGACTTGGTATGGTGGTCCGCATCGCCGCGACGGCCCCAGGCCGTGCGGCTCACCTGTCCGGGTGGCGGAATGGCAGACGCGCTAGCTTGAGGTGCTAGTGCCCTTTATCGGGCGTGGGGGTTCAAGTCCCCCCTCGGACACCGACTGGTGCCCCACGGGTATCGGGAATGTGCTGGTTGAGGTGCGCTTCAACCAGCACTTTTTGTTGTGCGGGCACGTAGCGGATGCGGAGACCGAGCTTCTGATAGATCTCGGCTTTGTCGGCCGGGGCGGCTTGGTGGATCACCTGAGTGAGGTCGCCCGCTGCACGAATGAGGTCTGCGACCTGTTCACGCGAGATTCCGGTGTCCGTGCCCGAACGGGGAGGGCGTAGTTTCGTCTCGGCCTGGGCCCGTACGGCCTGGGTCTCGGCGACCCAGCGGGTGATCAGACCGGGGTCGGCACCGGCTTCGAGGGCGGAGCGGTGCGTGGCGAGCTTGGCGTCACACTGTGCGATCTCGGCCCGTGCCTGAGCGCATTCGGTGACATCGAGACGGCCCGCGTCGGGAGCGGTTGCCGTCATGAGGTCGACGGTCTTGTCGATGCGGTGCGGCAGGAACACTTTCGCGAGCCAGTCGTCGAGTGGCCGGGTCACCCATGCTTCGCGTACGTAGAGGTTGCGAGGGTGTTGGACGCGGTTCGCGAGCCCGTATTCATTGGGAAAGCGGCAGCGGTAGTACGCCTGCTCATGAGACCAGTGGCCCTGCATCTTCCGCTCGCACACGCCACAGATGAGGGCCCCTCGCAGTAGGTACGGACGGCGGGTGCGTTGCACACCGTGAGCCGGGCCTGTCCGTGCCTTCCCGCGGAAGATGTCCTGGACGCGGGCGAACATCTCATCTTCGATGAGGGGTGTATGGACGATCCCCTTGGAGACGATCCACTTGTCCTGGGTGTTCCAGCGCATCTTGGTGGTGTAGCCGAGGCTGACGTCGGTGATGTCGAGCAGCGACTCGTGCTTCTTCTGCCGGTTCCATACTTGGCGACCGGTGTAGCGCGGGTTGTCGAGGATGGCGCGCACGGCGCTCTTGGCCCAGGCCCGGGTGTCACGGTGGGGGTTGCGGCGGGGGTCGTGGGCGGAAGGGCTGGGGATGCTGTCGCGGGTGAGTCCCTCCGCGATGGCATAGATCCCGTACCCGCACAGGAACTCGTTGAAGATCCGGACGACCACGGGTGCGGTGTCCGGGTCGGGTTCCAGTCCGTGGAGTCGCCTGCCCTCGGCGGCCTTGCCCGGATTCGGGTGGGGCCCCAGGTCGCGGAGCCGGTAGCCGTAGGGCGGTCGGCCGCCGAGGAAGCGGCCTTCCATGAGGGTCTGCGAGGACATGGCAGCGTGCACGCGGACCTTGATGCGGTTGCGTTCTCCCTTGGACATGCCGCCGAACACGGACATGATCAAGTCGTGGGCCTCGTTGTCGCCGTCGATGGCGCCGCCGACCTCGGGCACCCAGAGCGGCACGTTGTAATGCACGAAGAGCGGAAAGGTGTCGCCGAACTGGTTGCCGTAGAAGGCGCGTTGTGGCTCACCGATGACGAGAGCGTCAAACTCGCGATCCCTGTCCGCCAGGTGGGCCAGCAGCGCGCTGGCACGCGGGCGGCGTTTCCAGGGCAGAGCCCGTGACTCTCCCACGTCGAAGTACTCGGCGACGATCTCGCCACCTCTTGCCGCGATCAGAGCTTCGGCACGCCCGCGCTGCCAGAGGCGGGAGGCTTCCGGGTCTTGTTGATCTTCGGTGGACACGCGTCCGTAGAAGGCGAATCGGGGTGCTCGGCGGCCTGGCACCGTGGTTGCGGGTGGCGCGTGCCATTGGCGAAGCCACGGGGGAGAAGAGGGGTCTGATTGAGGCATCTACGAGCTGTCCTTCGGCCGGTCATCGTGTGGACGGTTCTGTCGTAGCTCGCCGCCCGTTGGAGCGCCAGCGTCGGATGTGTGTCGGCTGATGATGCGCAAGAGCAGTACCGCGGCTTCTGCGGTCAATTCTGGCTCCGCGGAGGCGAACTGGACGCGAAAGCCAATCGGCGGTTCCGCCGAGCGAGGGCCCTCGGTCACAGACGCGTCCTGGATCGCAACCGTCGGCACCAGGCGCGGGAGCAGGGGCCGTGGGGGGAGGGGTAATGGCTGGAGCTACCGTTCTTCGTTCTCACACAGGAGATAGAGATTGCCGAAGCTGTTATTGCCACGTTCCGACCAAGGGGAGGTGCACAGAACCAAACTTGGCCGACCGCCGCAGGTTCGAGCCCTCGGCGGGGCGCTCGGAACTGGGGAACTGGGTGAGCCGCCGGGCGGGGACGGGCAGCTGGCGATCGAGACGGTAGTTCCGCTTAATAGGTAGACCGTCGGCTGACCGTTGCTTCCGGCCCTCGGCAGGGCATCAGGCATATGGAAACGAACGAGGGGACGGTCGCCGAGATCACGGAATCACAGAGGTCACCTGCGGCGTTGGTCCGCTGGGCTGGCGCCAGGCAACAATCCCGCGGGTGCGGGGACCACCAGTTCGACCGATGCCCGCTCCAGATCCAAGTGGGAAAAACCCCGCAGGCGCGGGGACCACGTAAGACGGCTTCCGGAAAACGAACTTGCCCGGGGAACAACCCCGCAGGCGCGGGGACCACGACCACGACGTCATGGGTGCGACCAGCCGCATGGGATCAACTCCGCAGGTGCGGGGACCGCAGGTCAGGCGTCGGCACCGAGCCAATGGGCCCGGGAACAACCCCGCAGGTGCGGGGAACAATTCGGAGCTGGACCTTCGAGGCAGCCTCCACAGGGGCCACCCCCGCATGTGCGGGGAAGACGGAGTCGTCTACTCCCACCAAGGATGCGTCTCGGGGCCACCGCCGAGTGCGCGGGGAATACCGTACGCCATGGCACCCCCGTTCAGAGGGCGAGGGAACAACCCCGCAGGCGCGGGGACCACTGGTACATGTCCCGCACCGGGAAGGTGGTGTCGGGAACAACCCCGCAGGCGCGGGGACCACATGCTGGACGAGGTCGGGGGCTGGCCCGAGCCGGGAACAACCCCGCAGGCGCGGGGACCACGCAGTGTCCCGCAGGGGTGCACGCCGTGGCGGGGGAACAACCCCGCAGGCGCGGGGACCACTGGCTGGTCAGCGCCGCACGGTCGCCCTGTCCGGGAACAACCCCGCAGGCGCGGGGACCACCATCAAGGAGAACCCCAGTGAGCGTTCTGCACGGGAACAACCCCGCAGGCGCGGGGACCACCGCGTGCCCTCCCGTCCCGTACGGAGCGGGCAGGGAACAACCCCGCAGGCGCGGGGACCACCAGAAGACGAGC includes:
- a CDS encoding AI-2E family transporter, with the translated sequence MPATAEGTGAGGADDSVPPPERPAGRDRMPGWLPRAMMLALALLGCFQLAGWAFDRLVGLLLNVLIAFFLALAMEPAVDWLAARGMRRGLATALVFLSVVAAVAGFFAALGSVLADQITLIIENLPSYVDDVVHWINGTFHTNLSSGKLQSGVLHSDWVREYLQQNAGSVWGLSATVLGGVFQLLSVFLFAFYFTADGPRLRRALCSVLPPARQAEVLRAWEIAVAKTGGYIYSRGLMALVSGLSHYVFLELLGVPYAPALAIWVGVVSQFVPTVGTYLAGALPVLLAFTVDPWSAVWVICFVVLYQQFENYMLQPRITAMTVDIHPAVAFGSVVAGTALMGVVGALIAVPATATLQGFLGAYVKRYDVTDPRVHGRPRRSRRTPGRLWKRRNSS
- the recA gene encoding recombinase RecA, whose amino-acid sequence is MAGTDREKALDAALAQIERQFGKGAVMRLGERPNEPIEVIPTGSTALDVALGVGGLPRGRVVEVYGPESSGKTTLTLHAVANAQRAGGTVAFVDAEHALDPEYAKNLGVDVDSLILSQPDNGEQALEIVDMLIRSGALDLIVIDSVAALVPRAEIEGEMGDSHVGLQARLMSQALRKIAGALSHSKTTAVFINQLREKVGVMFGSPETTTGGKALKFYASVRLDIRRIETLKDGTDAVGNRTRVKVVKNKVAPPFKQAEFDILYGQGISREGGLIDMGVEHGFIRKSGAWYTYEGDQLGQGKENSRNFLRDNPDLANEIEKKIKEKLGIGAKPEEPAAEPGADAAGAAAAPVEGAGGAGAATGAKAEPATAAKGKSKAAAAKS
- the recX gene encoding recombination regulator RecX — encoded protein: MTRRSDWPDPDPGPGGGPDTDTASGRGRRNGGGPASSRAEAGPPRTPKDPAERARAICLRLLTGAPRTRGQLAAALGKRDIPPEAAEEVLDRFEEAGLIDDAAFADAWVESRHHSRGLARHALARELRTRGVDATVIDEAVGQLQPEQEAETARALVDRKLRATRGLDRDKRVRRLASMLARKGYSEGVALRVVRQALEEEGEDPEVLEQHLPDV
- a CDS encoding recombinase family protein, which produces MSTEDQQDPEASRLWQRGRAEALIAARGGEIVAEYFDVGESRALPWKRRPRASALLAHLADRDREFDALVIGEPQRAFYGNQFGDTFPLFVHYNVPLWVPEVGGAIDGDNEAHDLIMSVFGGMSKGERNRIKVRVHAAMSSQTLMEGRFLGGRPPYGYRLRDLGPHPNPGKAAEGRRLHGLEPDPDTAPVVVRIFNEFLCGYGIYAIAEGLTRDSIPSPSAHDPRRNPHRDTRAWAKSAVRAILDNPRYTGRQVWNRQKKHESLLDITDVSLGYTTKMRWNTQDKWIVSKGIVHTPLIEDEMFARVQDIFRGKARTGPAHGVQRTRRPYLLRGALICGVCERKMQGHWSHEQAYYRCRFPNEYGLANRVQHPRNLYVREAWVTRPLDDWLAKVFLPHRIDKTVDLMTATAPDAGRLDVTECAQARAEIAQCDAKLATHRSALEAGADPGLITRWVAETQAVRAQAETKLRPPRSGTDTGISREQVADLIRAAGDLTQVIHQAAPADKAEIYQKLGLRIRYVPAQQKVLVEAHLNQHIPDTRGAPVGVRGGT